From Tripterygium wilfordii isolate XIE 37 chromosome 13, ASM1340144v1, whole genome shotgun sequence, the proteins below share one genomic window:
- the LOC120011820 gene encoding legumin B-like, with amino-acid sequence MASSSLLCLTICSLVLFNVCFAQLEQGFQLRPTHERRRGQQERWVSECQIERLNAAEPDRKIESEAGVTEIWDENDEQFQCAGVTAARHTIERKGLLLPAYANAPRLLYVVQGRGIQGQAMPGCPETFRSESESQRRDIPRDEHQKVRRIREGDIVAVPTGVTDWIYNDGDSQLILVQIIDVGNDANQLDQNMRKFYLAGNPQQELQGQRELQSQSERQRQSQGRSSRGSQQDNAGSVLSGFDERILADAFNIDTNLAQKLQNRNDRRGIIVQVREELRVVVPESRQEEEEREREKGKRLPINGIEETFCTARMTQNIADPKHADVYTPRGGRISHVNAVNLPILQHLQLSAVYGMLYRNTVPSPLYNQNSNSIVYIIRGDGRMQVVGDNGESVYNGQVREGQIIVVPQNYVVIHKAGEKGLEFIVFKTHEVAKISPLAGRTSVLRAMPVEVLMNSYQISREDARRLKEGRQDVTA; translated from the exons ATGGCTTCCTCTTCTTTACTCTGTCTCACAATTTGCTCTCTTGTACTATTCAATGTTTGCTTTGCTCAACTTGAGCAAGGGTTCCAGTTGCGTCCCACGCATGAACGGAGACGCGGGCAGCAAGAACGATGGGTATCCGAGTGTCAAATCGAGCGCTTAAACGCAGCCGAGCCAGATCGTAAGATTGAGTCCGAGGCCGGTGTCACTGAAATATGGGACGAGAATGATGAGCAGTTCCAGTGTGCCGGTGTCACCGCCGCTCGTCACACTATTGAAAGGAAAGGCCTTCTGTTGCCTGCTTACGCCAATGCTCCTAGGCTACTCTATGTCGTCCAAGGCAGGGGAATTCAGGGACAAGCAATGCCGGGTTGTCCAGAGACATTCCGCTCAGAATCAGAGTCGCAAAGGAGAGATATTCCAAGAGACGAACATCAGAAGGTCCGAAGAATCAGAGAGGGTGATATTGTTGCTGTACCTACTGGAGTCACTGACTGGATTTACAACGACGGCGACTCCCAGCTCATTCTCGTCCAAATTATTGACGTTGGTAACGATGCCAACCAGCTCGATCAGAACATGAGG AAATTCTACCTTGCTGGAAACCCGCAACAAGAATTACAAGGACAGAGGGAGCTCCAAAGCCAGAGCGAGAGGCAGAGACAAAGTCAGGGCCGCAGCTCAAGAGGCAGCCAGCAAGACAACGCcggaagcgtcctcagcggcttCGACGAGCGAATTTTGGCCGACGCATTCAACATCGATACCAACCTAGCCCAGAAACTTCAAAACAGAAACGACAGGAGGGGCATTATCGTCCAAGTCCGCGAGGAACTCAGAGTGGTCGTGCCAGAAAGCCGACAAGAGGAGGAAGAGCGCGAGAGGGAGAAAGGAAAGAGACTTCCGATCAACGGCATAGAAGAAACTTTCTGCACAGCCAGGATGACGCAAAACATCGCCGATCCCAAACATGCAGACGTCTACACCCCACGTGGCGGTCGAATCTCACACGTTAACGCCGTCAACCTTCCAATCCTCCAACACTTACAACTCAGTGCGGTGTACGGAATGCTTTACAGAAACACAGTTCCGTCACCGCTCTATAACCAGAACTCGAACAGCATTGTTTACATCATCAGAGGTGATGGACGGATGCAGGTAGTGGGAGACAACGGAGAGTCAGTTTACAATGGGCAGGTTCGGGAGGGACAGATAATCGTGGTCCCACAGAACTACGTGGTGATCCACAAGGCAGGTGAGAAGGGATTGGAGTTCATCGTATTTAAGACTCATGAGGTGGCGAAGATCAGTCCGTTGGCTGGGCGTACGTCTGTTTTGAGGGCAATGCCGGTGGAGGTGTTGATGAACTCGTATCAGATCTCTAGAGAGGATGCGCGGAGATTGAAAGAGGGTAGGCAGGACGTGACTGCTTAG